In Neisseria brasiliensis, the following proteins share a genomic window:
- the tgt gene encoding tRNA guanosine(34) transglycosylase Tgt: protein MLKFTLHKKDGLARRGTLELNHGKIETPVFMPVGTYGSVKAMTPQNLHDINAQIILGNTYHLWLRPGLEVIEQFGGLHQFIGWDKPILTDSGGFQVFSLSDMRKLTEEGCTFKSPINGDKLFLSPEISMKIQTVLNSDIVMQLDECTPGEASHEQARKSLQMSLRWAERSKKAFEDLNNPNALFGIVQGAMYEDLREESLRGLEQFDFPGLAIGGLSVGEPKPEMYRMLRAVGPILPEHKPHYLMGVGTPEDLVYGVAHGVDMFDCVMPTRNARNGWLFTRFGDLKIKNAKHRLDNRPIDESCTCYACQNFSRSYLHHLHKVGEILGAQLNTIHNLHFYQVIMAEMREAIEQGKFSDWQAQFHENRARGVD from the coding sequence ATGTTGAAATTTACCCTGCACAAAAAAGACGGCCTCGCCCGCCGCGGCACCCTTGAACTGAACCACGGCAAAATCGAAACCCCCGTATTCATGCCGGTCGGCACCTACGGCTCGGTTAAAGCCATGACGCCGCAAAACCTGCACGACATCAACGCCCAAATCATCTTGGGCAACACTTACCACTTATGGCTGCGCCCCGGCTTGGAAGTCATCGAACAATTCGGCGGCCTGCACCAATTTATCGGCTGGGACAAACCGATTCTCACCGATTCAGGCGGCTTCCAAGTGTTTTCCCTGTCCGACATGCGCAAGCTTACCGAAGAAGGCTGCACCTTCAAAAGCCCGATTAACGGTGACAAATTATTCCTATCGCCCGAAATTTCGATGAAAATTCAAACGGTGTTGAATTCCGATATTGTGATGCAGTTGGACGAATGCACACCCGGTGAAGCCAGCCACGAGCAAGCCCGAAAATCGCTGCAAATGAGTCTGCGCTGGGCAGAACGCAGCAAAAAAGCCTTTGAAGACTTAAACAACCCCAACGCCCTATTCGGCATTGTGCAAGGCGCGATGTATGAAGACTTGCGCGAAGAATCCCTACGCGGCTTGGAACAATTCGACTTCCCTGGCTTGGCCATTGGCGGTTTATCTGTGGGCGAACCCAAGCCCGAAATGTACCGCATGTTGCGTGCCGTCGGTCCGATTCTGCCCGAACACAAACCGCATTACCTGATGGGCGTTGGCACACCGGAAGACCTAGTGTACGGCGTGGCGCACGGTGTAGACATGTTCGACTGCGTGATGCCGACCCGTAACGCCCGCAACGGCTGGCTGTTTACCCGCTTTGGTGATTTGAAAATCAAAAACGCCAAACACCGCCTCGACAACCGCCCCATCGACGAATCCTGCACCTGCTATGCCTGCCAAAACTTCAGCCGCTCGTATCTGCACCATTTGCATAAAGTCGGCGAAATCTTAGGCGCGCAACTGAACACCATTCACAACCTGCACTTCTACCAAGTGATCATGGCCGAAATGCGTGAAGCCATCGAGCAAGGCAAGTTTAGCGACTGGCAGGCTCAGTTCCATGAAAACCGCGCACGCGGTGTGGATTGA
- the hemH gene encoding ferrochelatase, translating into MPHFLTEPTLFYEQQNKTAVVLMNLGTPDAPTAQAVRPYLKDFLSDQRVVELPKLIWQPILRCLVLTLRPKKSAHGYEKIWFKEGSPLAVYTERQTKALAAALPNVIVRHAMTYGNPGVPEVLQELKNQGVGNVLVIPLYPQYAASSTGAALDKVLAELLQQRNQMSVRTVSRFYDDAGYIEAMKQHIQAYWAEHGRGEKLMLSFHGIPQKNHDDGDPYPKECHHTAKLLAEALGLSENEYIVSFQSQFGKAKWVGPSTQDLFNELPKQGVTKLDVFCPGFLADCLETMEEIALMGREQFHEAGGKQYQFIPCLNDSPAWVNALAELAKKNLQGWVE; encoded by the coding sequence ATGCCGCATTTTTTAACCGAACCTACCCTTTTTTACGAGCAGCAAAACAAAACCGCCGTGGTCTTGATGAATTTAGGCACACCCGATGCGCCGACCGCGCAAGCCGTGCGCCCGTATTTGAAGGATTTTTTGTCTGACCAGCGTGTGGTGGAATTGCCGAAACTGATTTGGCAACCAATTTTGCGCTGTTTGGTGTTGACTTTGCGCCCGAAAAAAAGCGCGCATGGTTATGAAAAAATCTGGTTTAAAGAAGGCTCACCTTTAGCAGTTTATACCGAACGTCAAACCAAGGCATTGGCGGCGGCGCTGCCCAATGTCATCGTGCGCCATGCCATGACTTACGGTAATCCGGGTGTGCCGGAAGTGTTGCAGGAATTAAAAAATCAAGGCGTGGGCAATGTGTTGGTGATTCCGCTGTATCCACAATATGCTGCTTCGAGCACCGGCGCGGCCTTGGATAAGGTGCTTGCCGAGTTGCTGCAACAGCGCAACCAAATGAGCGTGCGCACCGTATCGCGTTTTTATGATGATGCCGGCTACATCGAAGCAATGAAACAGCATATCCAAGCTTATTGGGCGGAACATGGCCGCGGCGAGAAACTGATGCTGAGTTTCCACGGCATTCCACAGAAAAATCATGATGATGGCGACCCTTACCCGAAAGAATGCCACCACACCGCCAAACTGCTGGCTGAAGCCTTGGGCTTGAGTGAAAACGAATACATCGTTTCGTTCCAAAGCCAATTCGGCAAGGCTAAATGGGTGGGGCCGAGCACGCAGGATTTGTTTAATGAATTGCCCAAACAAGGCGTGACCAAATTAGATGTGTTCTGCCCGGGCTTCTTGGCCGATTGTTTGGAAACCATGGAAGAAATCGCCCTGATGGGACGCGAACAATTTCACGAAGCCGGTGGCAAACAATATCAGTTTATTCCGTGCTTAAACGATAGTCCGGCATGGGTGAATGCGCTGGCCGAATTGGCGAAAAAGAATTTACAAGGTTGGGTAGAATAG
- a CDS encoding alpha-ketoglutarate-dependent dioxygenase AlkB family protein, whose translation MNPFDLFQISSPADNLLPYDGIVNDFGVILKSQEADDLFEELLHNIPWQHDEAIIYGKHITTARQVTWYGDHTFGYTYSGIRRIALPWHPTLLSLKHTIEQHLQAISPTVFNSCLLNLYSDGLEGMGWHSDDEKELGNESIIASLSLGATRKFAFKHKHTAEKRELMLQHGQLIVMRGQTQQHWRHAVMKSTKITAPRINLTFRTFHSDIYLSTP comes from the coding sequence ATGAACCCATTCGACCTATTCCAAATCTCATCCCCCGCAGACAATCTGCTGCCCTATGATGGCATAGTCAACGATTTCGGCGTGATTTTAAAATCTCAAGAAGCCGATGATTTATTTGAAGAATTGCTGCACAATATTCCTTGGCAACACGATGAAGCCATTATTTACGGCAAACACATCACCACCGCACGCCAAGTGACTTGGTATGGTGACCATACTTTTGGCTACACCTACTCCGGTATCCGTCGCATTGCCCTGCCTTGGCACCCGACTTTACTTTCCCTCAAACACACCATCGAACAACACCTTCAAGCCATCAGCCCGACCGTATTCAATTCCTGTTTGCTCAACTTATATTCAGACGGCCTCGAAGGCATGGGCTGGCACAGCGACGACGAAAAAGAATTAGGTAATGAATCCATCATCGCCTCACTCAGCCTCGGTGCTACCCGAAAATTTGCATTCAAACACAAACACACTGCCGAAAAACGCGAATTGATGCTACAGCACGGCCAATTAATCGTCATGCGCGGTCAAACCCAACAGCATTGGCGTCACGCCGTGATGAAAAGCACCAAAATCACCGCACCGCGCATTAACCTGACCTTCCGCACCTTTCATTCCGACATTTACTTAAGCACACCCTAA
- the infC gene encoding translation initiation factor IF-3, which produces MIAQEREARINGEITAKEVRLISDSGEQLGVVSVREALAMAEEQDVDLVEISPTAKPPVCKLMDFGKYKYQQAKKRDEAKKNQKQVQIKEIKFRPGTDEGDYQIKMRNINRFLEDGDKVKVTLRFRGREMAHQQLGAQLLERVKEELAEVAQIESFPKMEGRQMVMMIAPKKK; this is translated from the coding sequence ATCATCGCTCAAGAACGCGAAGCACGAATCAACGGCGAAATCACCGCCAAAGAAGTGCGATTAATCAGTGATTCAGGCGAACAGCTTGGTGTTGTGTCTGTCCGTGAGGCTTTGGCTATGGCCGAAGAGCAGGATGTGGATTTGGTAGAGATTTCTCCTACCGCTAAGCCGCCTGTGTGCAAACTCATGGATTTTGGTAAATACAAATACCAACAAGCCAAAAAGCGCGACGAAGCCAAGAAAAACCAGAAGCAGGTGCAGATTAAAGAAATCAAATTCCGTCCGGGTACCGATGAAGGCGATTATCAAATCAAAATGCGCAACATCAACCGCTTCTTGGAAGATGGCGACAAGGTAAAAGTAACCTTGCGTTTCCGCGGTCGCGAAATGGCGCACCAACAATTAGGCGCACAACTTCTCGAGCGCGTGAAAGAAGAATTGGCTGAAGTGGCTCAAATCGAATCTTTCCCGAAAATGGAAGGTCGCCAAATGGTCATGATGATTGCGCCAAAGAAAAAATAA
- a CDS encoding glycosyltransferase family 2 protein, translating to MQPSLDVIIPCYNAAATLETAVKSALRQAEVQNVWLVDDASTDNTRDVMAALAAQYPQVRTEYLAQNGGAARRATGVRCKAKPI from the coding sequence ATGCAACCCAGTTTAGATGTCATTATTCCTTGTTACAACGCCGCTGCAACCTTAGAGACGGCGGTCAAAAGCGCATTAAGGCAAGCCGAAGTGCAAAATGTATGGCTGGTCGATGATGCGTCTACCGACAATACGCGCGATGTGATGGCGGCTTTGGCTGCGCAATATCCACAAGTGCGCACCGAATATTTGGCGCAAAACGGTGGGGCAGCGAGGCGCGCAACTGGGGTGCGCTGCAAAGCCAAGCCGATTTGA
- a CDS encoding IS1595-like element ISNme3 family transposase, whose product MKLKNKYQKFSKISEQKFREIIRCFALDLTASDTAKMTGISVRSINPIFLKIRHRIAALCEQSSPLSGVVELDESYFGARRIRGKRGRGASGKTIVFGILKRNGVVYTEIVPDASKASLIKVIRGHISADSEINTDGWKAYDGLVDMGYEKHYRVHHGSNEFARGKQHINGIESFWSYAKGRLAKFHGISKEMFYLHLKETEFRFNHRHEDLGKILMKMLRNNPI is encoded by the coding sequence ATGAAACTAAAAAATAAGTATCAAAAGTTCAGCAAAATTTCAGAGCAAAAGTTTAGAGAAATAATCCGCTGTTTTGCTCTTGATTTGACCGCTTCCGATACTGCTAAAATGACCGGCATTAGTGTACGCAGTATCAATCCTATTTTCCTGAAAATCAGACACAGGATTGCTGCTCTGTGCGAACAAAGCTCACCACTGTCCGGTGTGGTCGAATTAGATGAATCTTACTTTGGTGCGCGACGTATCAGGGGTAAGCGCGGTCGCGGAGCGTCAGGTAAAACCATCGTATTTGGCATACTGAAACGCAATGGCGTGGTCTATACGGAAATCGTTCCCGACGCTTCGAAAGCCTCACTAATCAAGGTCATACGCGGTCACATATCTGCTGACAGTGAAATCAATACTGACGGCTGGAAAGCATATGACGGTCTTGTCGATATGGGCTATGAGAAGCATTACCGTGTCCATCATGGTTCCAATGAGTTTGCTCGAGGAAAGCAACATATCAATGGTATTGAATCTTTTTGGAGTTATGCTAAGGGGCGTTTGGCTAAATTTCATGGTATTTCCAAAGAGATGTTTTATCTGCATCTCAAAGAAACGGAGTTTAGGTTTAACCACCGGCATGAAGATTTAGGTAAAATATTAATGAAGATGCTTCGAAATAACCCAATTTAA
- the rpmI gene encoding 50S ribosomal protein L35, translating into MPKMKTKSSAKKRFKVLGNGGVKRGHAFKSHILTKKTTKTKRQLRGTSMVNERDLAAVAKMLPYA; encoded by the coding sequence ATGCCTAAAATGAAAACCAAGTCTAGCGCGAAAAAACGCTTTAAAGTACTGGGTAACGGTGGTGTAAAACGCGGTCATGCGTTTAAAAGTCACATCCTGACCAAAAAAACCACTAAAACGAAACGTCAATTGCGCGGCACCTCTATGGTGAATGAGCGTGATTTGGCAGCTGTTGCTAAAATGTTACCTTACGCTTAA
- the rplT gene encoding 50S ribosomal protein L20: MPRVKRGVTARARHQKIFALAKGYRGRRKNVYRVAKQAVMKAGQYAYRDRRQRKRQFRQLWIVRINAGARENGLSYSKFMNGLKRASIEIDRKVLADLAVFDKAAFAQLVEKAKGALAA; encoded by the coding sequence ATGCCACGCGTAAAACGCGGTGTTACCGCTCGTGCTCGTCACCAAAAAATCTTCGCTTTAGCCAAAGGCTATCGCGGTCGTCGTAAAAATGTATACCGTGTTGCCAAGCAAGCGGTAATGAAAGCCGGTCAATACGCTTACCGTGACCGTCGCCAACGCAAACGTCAATTCCGTCAATTGTGGATCGTGCGTATTAATGCCGGTGCCCGTGAAAACGGTTTGTCTTACAGCAAATTCATGAATGGCCTGAAACGCGCGTCTATCGAAATCGACCGCAAAGTATTGGCTGACTTGGCTGTATTTGACAAAGCTGCATTCGCACAATTGGTTGAAAAAGCAAAAGGTGCTTTGGCCGCTTAA
- a CDS encoding glycosyltransferase family protein yields the protein MIAFLDADDEYELQVLTAAYIALAQFSYLGMVRLKCSPIGFPAHYLQHADFAQAWQRLEMTVGGNIVCRRSIFLAAGGFPQDALFRQFGGEDVALGIAFTRSSVVGTLFGKHDAAVRHIYRSGIHAERLLDSALYGKSIDGLTEAHRQQAEAVTDSICRRLAEVKAHGAFEQSGIMALTTTYQNQ from the coding sequence TTGATTGCGTTTTTGGATGCTGATGACGAATATGAGCTGCAGGTGCTGACCGCTGCCTACATAGCCTTGGCACAATTTTCCTATCTCGGTATGGTGCGTTTGAAATGCAGCCCGATTGGCTTTCCGGCGCATTATCTGCAACATGCCGATTTTGCCCAAGCATGGCAGCGGCTTGAAATGACCGTAGGCGGCAATATAGTGTGTCGCCGCAGCATTTTTCTGGCAGCCGGTGGTTTTCCGCAAGATGCCTTGTTTCGTCAGTTTGGTGGCGAAGATGTCGCACTTGGCATTGCTTTTACCCGCAGCAGCGTGGTGGGCACTTTGTTCGGCAAGCATGATGCTGCGGTGCGCCATATTTACCGCTCGGGCATTCATGCGGAAAGATTGCTGGATTCGGCGCTTTACGGTAAAAGCATCGATGGTTTAACCGAAGCACACCGCCAACAAGCGGAAGCGGTGACCGACAGTATTTGCCGCCGTCTGGCTGAAGTTAAGGCGCACGGTGCATTCGAACAAAGCGGCATCATGGCGCTCACCACAACGTATCAAAATCAATAA
- the nhaC gene encoding Na+/H+ antiporter NhaC: MFSFKSLLDMPRLEAVVVAVLLVAMMGYTIISLGWLPHMSIISAIIALILYGLCRGLKYNDMQNGMIQAISQGMGAVYLFFFIGLMVSALMMSGAIPTLMYHGFGLISPTYFYFSAFALCSVVGVAVGSSFTTCATVGVAFMGIATAFEANLAMTAGAIVSGAFFGDKMSPLSDTTGIAASIVGIDLFEHIKNMMYTTIPAWLISAALMLWVLPTVAIDDLNNIENFRNALEATGLVHLDSLIPFALLAVLAMMRVNAVVSMIFCTIAALVVTYFHSSPDLQQLGAWFFGGYKLEGEQFKDITRLISRGGLESMFFTQTIVILGMSLGGLLFALGVIPALLDIIRNFLTNISRATFSVAATSLGVNILIGEQYLSILLAGETFKPVYDKLGLHQRNLSRTLEDAGTVINPLVPWSVCGVFISQTLNVPVWEYLPFAFFCYLSLILTLVFGWTGLTLTKK, from the coding sequence ATGTTCAGCTTTAAATCACTGCTCGACATGCCGCGCTTAGAAGCGGTGGTAGTGGCGGTTTTACTGGTGGCCATGATGGGCTATACCATTATTTCACTCGGCTGGCTGCCGCACATGTCGATTATCAGCGCGATTATTGCCCTGATTTTGTATGGCTTGTGTCGCGGTTTGAAATACAACGACATGCAAAACGGCATGATTCAGGCCATCAGCCAAGGTATGGGCGCGGTGTATCTGTTTTTCTTTATTGGGTTGATGGTGAGCGCGCTGATGATGAGCGGCGCGATTCCAACGCTGATGTATCACGGCTTCGGCTTGATTTCTCCGACTTATTTTTACTTCTCGGCGTTTGCCTTGTGTTCGGTGGTCGGTGTGGCGGTGGGCAGCAGTTTCACCACCTGCGCCACAGTCGGTGTGGCCTTTATGGGCATTGCCACCGCGTTTGAAGCCAATCTGGCGATGACCGCTGGTGCCATTGTGTCAGGCGCGTTTTTCGGCGATAAAATGTCGCCTTTGTCGGACACCACCGGTATTGCCGCTTCGATTGTCGGCATTGATTTGTTTGAACACATCAAAAACATGATGTACACCACCATTCCGGCCTGGTTGATCAGCGCGGCCTTGATGTTGTGGGTGTTGCCGACGGTAGCGATTGATGATTTGAACAATATTGAAAATTTCCGCAATGCCTTGGAAGCCACAGGCTTGGTGCATTTGGATTCGCTGATTCCGTTTGCTTTGCTGGCGGTATTGGCGATGATGCGCGTGAACGCAGTGGTATCAATGATTTTCTGTACCATTGCCGCTTTGGTGGTCACGTATTTCCACAGCAGCCCTGATTTGCAGCAATTGGGCGCATGGTTCTTCGGCGGCTACAAGCTGGAAGGCGAGCAATTTAAAGACATTACCCGCCTGATTTCACGCGGCGGCTTGGAAAGTATGTTCTTCACGCAGACCATCGTGATTTTGGGCATGAGCTTGGGCGGTTTGCTGTTTGCCTTGGGCGTGATTCCGGCTTTGCTCGACATTATCCGTAATTTCCTGACCAACATCAGCCGCGCCACCTTCAGCGTGGCAGCCACATCTTTGGGCGTGAATATTTTGATTGGCGAGCAATACTTGAGTATTCTGCTTGCCGGTGAAACTTTCAAGCCGGTTTATGACAAACTCGGCCTGCACCAGCGCAATCTGTCGCGCACGCTGGAAGATGCGGGCACGGTCATCAATCCTTTGGTGCCTTGGAGCGTGTGCGGCGTATTTATTAGCCAAACCTTGAATGTGCCGGTGTGGGAATACTTGCCGTTTGCCTTCTTCTGCTATTTGAGCCTGATTTTGACGCTGGTTTTTGGTTGGACAGGTTTGACCCTGACTAAAAAATAA
- the thrS gene encoding threonine--tRNA ligase: MLNITLPDGSVRQYESPVTVAQIAASIGAGLAKATVAGKVNGKLVDACDPITEDSSVQIITPKDKEGVEIIRHSCAHLIGHAVKQLYPNAKMVIGPVIEDGFYYDIATEKPFTPEDVAAIENRMKELIAQDYDVVKIMTPREETVKIFADRGEEYKLRLIEDMPEVEAMGMYHHQEYVDMCRGPHVPNTRFLKNFKLTKLAGAYWRGDSNNEMLQRIYGTAWASKDELKAYIQRIEEAEKRDHRKLGKQLDLFHLQDEAPGMVFWHPKGWALWQAIEQHMRKELDAAGYKEVKTPQIMDKTFWEQSGHWDNYKDNMFLTNSEKREYAVKPMNCPGHVQIFNNGLRSYRDLPMRLAEFGSCHRNEPSGALHGLMRVRGFVQDDAHIFCTEDQIVEEARAFNELLVRIYKQFGFHDVAVKLSLRPEKRAGSDEVWDKAEQGLRDALTACNVEWEELPGEGAFYGPKIEYHVKDALGRSWQCGTLQLDFVLPERLDAEYVTENNDRARPVMLHRAILGSLERFIGILIENHAGSFPLWLAPVQMVIMNITEKQADYCREVAAKLQAAGLRVELDLRNEKIGYKIRDNSQYRFPYQIVVGDKEMQDGKVAVRRKAEDLGSLNLDDFIAQLQQEIAESVA; encoded by the coding sequence ATGTTGAACATTACCTTGCCTGACGGTTCCGTCCGCCAATATGAATCACCTGTAACCGTTGCCCAGATTGCGGCATCGATTGGTGCAGGTTTGGCGAAGGCGACAGTGGCCGGTAAAGTCAACGGCAAATTGGTGGACGCTTGCGACCCGATTACCGAAGATTCAAGCGTGCAAATCATCACCCCTAAAGACAAAGAGGGTGTGGAAATTATCCGTCACTCGTGCGCCCACTTGATTGGCCACGCAGTGAAGCAGCTTTATCCGAATGCCAAAATGGTGATTGGTCCGGTGATTGAAGACGGTTTCTACTATGACATCGCGACTGAAAAACCGTTCACGCCGGAAGATGTGGCCGCCATCGAAAACCGCATGAAAGAATTGATTGCGCAAGATTACGATGTGGTCAAAATCATGACTCCACGCGAAGAAACCGTCAAAATCTTTGCCGATCGTGGTGAAGAATACAAACTGCGCCTGATTGAAGACATGCCTGAAGTAGAAGCGATGGGCATGTATCACCATCAAGAATATGTGGACATGTGTCGCGGCCCACACGTGCCGAATACGCGTTTCCTGAAAAACTTCAAGCTGACCAAATTGGCCGGTGCTTACTGGCGTGGCGACAGCAACAATGAAATGCTGCAACGCATCTACGGCACAGCATGGGCAAGCAAAGACGAATTAAAAGCTTACATCCAGCGCATTGAAGAAGCGGAAAAACGCGACCACCGCAAGCTGGGTAAACAATTAGATTTGTTCCATCTGCAAGATGAAGCGCCGGGCATGGTGTTCTGGCATCCGAAAGGCTGGGCATTGTGGCAAGCGATTGAGCAGCATATGCGCAAAGAGCTGGATGCGGCCGGTTATAAAGAAGTGAAAACCCCGCAGATTATGGACAAAACCTTCTGGGAGCAATCCGGCCACTGGGACAACTACAAAGACAATATGTTCCTGACCAACTCGGAAAAACGCGAATACGCCGTGAAGCCGATGAACTGCCCAGGTCATGTTCAGATTTTCAATAACGGCTTGCGCTCTTACCGCGATTTGCCAATGCGTTTGGCCGAATTTGGTTCGTGTCATCGTAATGAACCAAGCGGTGCCTTGCATGGTCTGATGCGTGTGCGTGGTTTCGTGCAAGATGATGCGCATATTTTCTGTACTGAAGACCAAATCGTAGAAGAAGCGCGCGCGTTTAATGAATTGTTGGTGCGTATTTACAAGCAATTCGGCTTTCATGATGTGGCAGTAAAATTGTCGTTGCGCCCTGAAAAACGTGCCGGTTCCGATGAAGTTTGGGATAAGGCCGAGCAAGGTTTGCGCGATGCATTGACTGCTTGTAACGTAGAATGGGAAGAATTACCGGGCGAAGGTGCATTCTATGGCCCGAAAATCGAATACCATGTGAAAGATGCCTTGGGTCGTTCATGGCAGTGCGGTACTTTGCAGCTTGACTTCGTCTTGCCGGAGCGCTTGGATGCCGAATACGTCACCGAAAACAACGACCGCGCCCGTCCGGTAATGTTGCACCGCGCGATTTTGGGTTCGTTGGAGCGCTTTATCGGTATTTTGATTGAAAACCATGCCGGTTCGTTCCCACTGTGGTTGGCGCCGGTGCAGATGGTGATCATGAACATCACCGAAAAACAAGCCGATTATTGCCGTGAAGTGGCCGCTAAATTGCAAGCAGCCGGTTTGCGTGTTGAGTTGGATTTGCGCAACGAAAAAATCGGCTACAAAATCCGCGACAACAGCCAATACCGTTTCCCATACCAAATTGTGGTTGGCGACAAAGAAATGCAAGACGGCAAAGTGGCCGTACGCCGTAAGGCAGAAGATTTAGGTTCGCTGAATTTGGATGATTTCATTGCGCAATTGCAGCAAGAAATCGCCGAATCAGTGGCATAA